The genomic stretch TGCTTCGCATCCAACAACAGCCACGCCGCGAGGTCGCCGCCGTGAAGCTGGCAGACCGTCTCGTCAACATGTCTCGTCCACCCGAGTCATGGCCGCAGGACAAGCGGCAGCGGTATTGGGAAGAGGCACAGCTGATCTGGCGGGAGTTGCACACGGCGCACGAGCCGCTGGCGGCGAGGCTGCACGACCGGATAGGCGCTTACCGGCAATACCTCTGAGCGACAGCGGGTCCGGGCATGGGTTCATTTCGATCTGCATTGCGCGTGCGTCGCCGCGCGGTGGTCCGTGCGCGGTCCATCCTGCTCTCGCTGCCCCTTGCCACGTCGGCTGTGTTCGCAATGCCGCCATCCGTCCTTGAAGCGGACCTGCAAGACGGCTCGACGCTGTCTCTTGAACGGCACTCCACCACGCCTGCGGCCCGATGGACGATCGGCCAACAGTCCCGGCCCGTGTCCTTGGACCCTCGTGTCACCCGGTCGCTGCGCCGGCCCGCGGAGGCGGTGGCGTTCCGGAACGCCGGCCCGGCCCTGGCCGGCGGCGACGCCTGGCTCCTGCTGGCCGTGACCCGGCCTTCAACACAAGGGCGTCCGACCGACTACTGCGGCAGTGGTACCGAAACCACCCTGTATCTGCTTCGCTGGTCACTGCGACGGCGGCAGCTGAACCAAGCCGACGAACTGTTGGTGCAAAGCTGTTTGCAATCACTTGTCCTGCAGTCGGACGCGGCAGACGAACAAACAGCGCTGGTCTATGCCTTGCAGCGTCCCGGCCCGGTGGTGTTCGCTTGGCAGGCGCACCCTCTGCAAGGCGATAAGTCCCGACAGCTGTCGATTCGAGAGGGCAAGATGGTGCTAGAGCCTGTAGCGGTTCAGCGGGAGGTTCGACCGTAAGACCTCGCCTGATGGCATACCCTTGCCATCAAGGTCGACCCAGCCTGTACAGCCATACCCTGCCGCGGCGCCTGAGGCTGATCCATAAAGCCCACCGCCGGTTTCAATGCCCACCACCGGCCCCGCCTACCTGCACCAGCACATGCTGCGTCATCGCCCGCACCAGTTCGTTCTCGCCGACGAACACCGTGCAGTCGCCTTCACGTTCCAGCAGTGCTGCCTCCTCGACGTTGTGGCTGCGCACCACCACGTCGACCTGCGGGTTCAACGTGCGCGCCGTCTCGATCATGCGCCGCACTTCCAAGGTCTCCGGCGTCGCCACCACTAGCAGCCGCGCTTGGGCAATATGCGCCTGTATCAGCGTGGCGGGCTCGGTCGCGTTGCCGAGCACGGCGGCCTGGCCCTGCCCTCGCAGCTGTTCGACGATCTCGCGGTTCTCCTCGGCGATGACAAAGGGAATGCCGCGCGCCTTGAGCGCGGCCGCGATCCCCTGGCCAACCCGCCCGTAGCCCACCACGACCACCTGGTTCTTCAGATAGCGTGCGTCGGTACTGGTCGGCAACTCGGCCAGCGGGTCGTCGGAACGATCCAGACGCCGGGCCAGCTCCGAATGCTGGCGGATCCATCGCAAGGCCGGGCCGGTGGCCGAGAACACCAGCGGGTTCAGCGCGATCGAGATCAACGCGCCGGCGAGGATCAGGCTCTGCCCTTCGGGTGGCAGCACCTTCAGCGACAGGCCCAGGCCGGCCAGGATGAACGAGAACTCGCCGATCTGCGCCAGGCTGGCCGACACCGTCAGCGCCGTGTTGAGCGGATAACGCAGCAGCAGCACCAGAGCACCGGCCGCGAGCGATTTGCCGACCACGATGATGGCGACCACCGCCAACACCTGCAGCGGTGCGTCGACGAGCACGCTCGGGTCGAACAACATGCCGACCGACACGAAGAACAGCACCGCGAACGCATCGCGCAGCGGCAAGGTCTCTTCGGCGGCGCGGTGGCTGAACTGCGATTCGCGCAACACCATGCCGGCGAAAAACGCGCCGAGCGCGAAGCTGACGCCGAACAGATGTGACGAGCCATACGCGATGGTCACGGCGGCGGCCACCACGCACAGCGTGAACAGCTCGCGCGAGCCGGTACGCGTCACCTGCCACAGCAACCACGGAAAGGCGCGCCGGCCGACCACCAGCATCAACGCGACAAAGGCGGCCACCTTGAGCAGCGTGACGCCCAGCTCGGCCCACATCGACGCGGTGTTGTTGGCGCTGGTCGCGGCCGCGTCGCCGCTCAACATGCCGGCCAGCGGCGGCAGCAAGACCAGCGCGATCACCATCGCCAGGTCTTCCACCACCAGCCAGCCGACCGCGATGCGGCCGTTCACCGATTCGAGGATGCCCTGGCTCTCCAATGCCTTGAGCAGCACCACGGTGCTCGCCACCGACAGCGACAGCCCGAACACGATGGCCGCAGCGGGCGACCAGCCCCACCACAACGCCATGCCGGCGCCCAGGGCCGTGGCCACCAGCATCTGCACCACGGCGCCGGGCAAGGCGATACGTCGCACCGACAACAGGTCTTGCAGCGAGAAGTGCAAGCCCACGCCGAACATCAGCAACATCACCCCGATCTCGGCCAGCTCGCTGGCGATCGCCATGTCCGCCACGAAGCCCGGCGTGCCGGGCCCGATCAGCACACCGGCGAGCAGATAGCCCACCAAGGCCGGCAACCCGAGGCGCACAGCGCCGAAACCGAGTACCAACGCCAGGCCGAAGGCAGCGGCGATGGTGGTGATCAAGGGGATGGAGTGTTGCATCGTACGGGAGCTCCTCGGGTGAGGCGGCAGTGTAACGAGCGTAGTGTTCCCTGCCGCGGGCGACCTCGAACGCAGCGCCGGCCTTGACATCTGTACACCACGCCGTCCGGCGACCCCGCCTAGCATGGTGTCGCCACGCTCCCACTTGCGGTGCAGGGTCCGCAAGCGGGCGCGCGTGCAAGCGGCGCGCCGGGCAGTAGCGGGCGCCGTTCGACACCTCTTCGACCCTGCCCTGCGCACGACGGAGACTGCACCGTGAAGCTCTACTACAACCCCCGTAGCCGCGCCACCATCGCCAAATGGATGCTCGACGAATGCGGGGCCGACTATGAGTTGGTCCCCCTGGATTTCGAACGACGCGAGCACAAGAGCCCGGCGTATTTGAAGATCAACCCGGCCGGCAAGGTGCCGGCCTTGGTGGACGGCGAGGCCCGCTTGTTCGAGAACGCCGCCATCGGCCTGTACCTGGCCGACCGCTATCCGGCCGCGCGGCTCGCGCCCGCCCCCGACGCGCCGGAGCGCGGCCGCTATCTGTCCCTGATGGTGTTTTCAACCTCCCAGCTCGAGCCGTCGATGGGCGACGCGCTGCTCAAGCTCGAGACACCGCCGCCGCGTGGCTGGAACGATTTCGACATCACCCAGGACGTGGTCGAACAGGAGCTGGGCGACGGTCCGTATCTGTTCGGCGACTGGTTCACCGCGGCCGACGTGCTGGTCGGCTCGATGTTCATCTGGAAGCGCATGTGGGGCGGCGCGCCCGGGCGTCCCAAGCTCGAGGCGTATGTGGACCGGCTGTTGCAGCGACCTCACGCGCTGCGCATGGGCTGAATCGACGGCGCGCGGTTTGGAGCAGGCAGGGCGGGCCGCTCGCCGCGGCCTGTCTTATTGACCGGGGCCCGGCACGTCGAGCCCGCCGCGCGCCTGGTCGACCGGGAAGCGGGTTTCGTTGCGGTCCATCTTGGCATGGGCCGCGCTCACAAGGTCGAACCCCAGCGCGTCGGCCAGCCGCACCAGGTAGATCAGCACATCGGCCGCCTCGTCCTGGATGCGCTGCAGGCGTTCCGGCTCGGGCGTGCGGCTTTGCGCCTCGGTCAGCCATTGCAGTTCGGCGATCAGCTCACCAGCCTCGCCGGCCACGGCCATCGCCAGGTTTTTCGGGGAGTGAAACACCTGCCAGTCCCGTGCGGCGGAAAACTGGCGCAGGCGTTCGGCAAGTTCGGTGAGACGGTCGGGTGTCATGGCCACGCGATGCAAGGGTGAGCCGTCAGCATGACACATCTATCTGCCTGGCTCACCACATCTTGGCCGCGGCCGCCGGCGCGCCACCGGATGCCCCCGCACCGCATGCGACGCGCTGCCCGGGCCCGCACGGCCCTGCCCTATGCTCACGGCTTCGGTGCACGTGCTCGAGGCCGAGCACCCTGCGTCCCTTGTTGTTGCTGTTGTCTGACCGGAGTTCCACGCCATGTCGCTCGATGCGATCGAAATCGAAACCGCCCCTCATCCCACCGCGACCGTGATCGTGCTGCACGGCCTCGGCGCCGATGGCCAGGACTTCGTGCCGATCGCCGGCGAACTCGACCTGACCTCGGTCGGCCCGGTGCGTTTCGTGCTGCCCCACGCGCCGACCCGCCCGGTGACCATCAACGGCGGCTACGTGATGCGCGCCTGGTACGACATCCTGGGCGTCGACCTGGCCCGCCGTGAAGACGAAGCCGGGCTGCGAGCGTCTCAAGCGCAGATCGAAGCCCTGATCGCCCGCGAAGAAGCGCGCGGCATCCCCGCCTCGCGCATCGTGCTGGCCGGCTTTTCGCAGGGCTGCGCGATGGCCCTGCTGACCGGCCTGCGGTATGGCAAACGCCTCGGCGGCCTGGTCGGCTTGTCGGGCTATCTGCCACTCGCAGCGCAGACCGCGGCGGAACGCTCGGACGCCAACGCCGAGGTGCCGATCTTCCTCGCCCACGGCCGCGTCGACGGTGTGGTGCCGTTCCATCGCGCCACCGCCTCGCGCGACGTGTTGCGCGAACTGGGCTACGCGGTCGACTGGCATGAGTACCACATGGAGCACACCGTCTGTCTCGAAGAGATTGCCGACCTCAATCGATGGCTCGACGGTGTGCTCGGTGCGACGGCGCCGGCTCCCGGGTCGGCCTGAGGCACGAGGCCTCATATGCCGCACCTCGTCCAGCTGTTGCTGCCGCTCTACGACAACCAGGGTCAGCGCTTGGCCTCCTCGCTGTATGCCGAGGTGCGCGCGGAACTGCTGGACCGCTTCGGTGGGCTGACGGCCTACACACGGGCGCCTGCCACGGGCGTCTGGGAGCCCGACGAGGGCCAGACGGTGCGCGACGACATCGTCGTCTACGAGGTGATGGTGGACAGGCTCGACCCGCCCTGGTGGCGGTCCTATCGCG from Caldimonas brevitalea encodes the following:
- the ybaL gene encoding YbaL family putative K(+) efflux transporter encodes the protein MQHSIPLITTIAAAFGLALVLGFGAVRLGLPALVGYLLAGVLIGPGTPGFVADMAIASELAEIGVMLLMFGVGLHFSLQDLLSVRRIALPGAVVQMLVATALGAGMALWWGWSPAAAIVFGLSLSVASTVVLLKALESQGILESVNGRIAVGWLVVEDLAMVIALVLLPPLAGMLSGDAAATSANNTASMWAELGVTLLKVAAFVALMLVVGRRAFPWLLWQVTRTGSRELFTLCVVAAAVTIAYGSSHLFGVSFALGAFFAGMVLRESQFSHRAAEETLPLRDAFAVLFFVSVGMLFDPSVLVDAPLQVLAVVAIIVVGKSLAAGALVLLLRYPLNTALTVSASLAQIGEFSFILAGLGLSLKVLPPEGQSLILAGALISIALNPLVFSATGPALRWIRQHSELARRLDRSDDPLAELPTSTDARYLKNQVVVVGYGRVGQGIAAALKARGIPFVIAEENREIVEQLRGQGQAAVLGNATEPATLIQAHIAQARLLVVATPETLEVRRMIETARTLNPQVDVVVRSHNVEEAALLEREGDCTVFVGENELVRAMTQHVLVQVGGAGGGH
- a CDS encoding glutathione S-transferase family protein, with the protein product MKLYYNPRSRATIAKWMLDECGADYELVPLDFERREHKSPAYLKINPAGKVPALVDGEARLFENAAIGLYLADRYPAARLAPAPDAPERGRYLSLMVFSTSQLEPSMGDALLKLETPPPRGWNDFDITQDVVEQELGDGPYLFGDWFTAADVLVGSMFIWKRMWGGAPGRPKLEAYVDRLLQRPHALRMG
- a CDS encoding nucleotide pyrophosphohydrolase, producing the protein MTPDRLTELAERLRQFSAARDWQVFHSPKNLAMAVAGEAGELIAELQWLTEAQSRTPEPERLQRIQDEAADVLIYLVRLADALGFDLVSAAHAKMDRNETRFPVDQARGGLDVPGPGQ
- a CDS encoding alpha/beta hydrolase, producing MSLDAIEIETAPHPTATVIVLHGLGADGQDFVPIAGELDLTSVGPVRFVLPHAPTRPVTINGGYVMRAWYDILGVDLARREDEAGLRASQAQIEALIAREEARGIPASRIVLAGFSQGCAMALLTGLRYGKRLGGLVGLSGYLPLAAQTAAERSDANAEVPIFLAHGRVDGVVPFHRATASRDVLRELGYAVDWHEYHMEHTVCLEEIADLNRWLDGVLGATAPAPGSA